The following proteins are encoded in a genomic region of Thunnus maccoyii chromosome 8, fThuMac1.1, whole genome shotgun sequence:
- the cryba1l1 gene encoding crystallin, beta A1, like 1 — MYRTTRSPMMQPLVNSGMGVAPFFKVTVFEQEHFQGKSLEFTSECVNIQECGLDNIRSIRVESGAWVGFEHHDFQGQQFILERGEYPHWDSYSGSLSYHVERLMSLRPIYCASHQSSRMIIFEKENFMGRSVEVCDDYPSLQAMGWMMPEVGSMHVQCGAFVCYQYPGYRGQQYIMECERHSGDYQHWRNWGSHCQTPQIQSIRRIQH; from the exons ATGTACAGAACTACAAGGTCCCCAATGATGCAGCCCCTGGTCAACTCAGGAATGGGCGTGGCTCCTTTCTTCAAG GTGACTGTGTTCGAGCAGGAGCACTTCCAGGGCAAGAGCCTGGAGTTCACCTCCGAGTGCGTCAACATCCAGGAGTGTGGACTGGACAACATCCGCTCCATCAGGGTGGAGAGCGGAGC CTGGGTTGGTTTCGAGCACCATGACTTCCAGGGTCAGCAGTTCATCCTGGAGAGAGGAGAGTACCCCCACTGGGACTCCTACAGCGGATCCCTCTCCTACCATGTGGAGCGCCTTATGTCCCTGCGCCCCATCTACTGCGCC TCCCACCAGAGCAGTCGCATGATCATCTTCGAGAAGGAGAACTTCATGGGCCGCAGCGTTGAGGTCTGTGACGACTACCCTTCTCTGCAGGCCATGGGCTGGATGATGCCTGAAGTGGGCTCCATGCACGTGCAGTGTGGCGC CTTTGTGTGCTACCAGTACCCTGGCTACAGGGGCCAGCAGTACATCATGGAGTGTGAGAGACACAGTGGAGACTACCAGCACTGGAGGAACTGGGGCTCTCACTGCCAGACTCCCCAGATCCAGTCCATTAGGCGCATCCAGCACTAA